A part of Camelus ferus isolate YT-003-E chromosome 6, BCGSAC_Cfer_1.0, whole genome shotgun sequence genomic DNA contains:
- the LOC102506592 gene encoding olfactory receptor 11G2-like, translating to MKISNTPNNTSSITGFILLGFPCSREGQILLFVLFSGVYLLTLMGNGSIICAVCWDQRLHTPMYILLANFSFLEICYVTSTIPNMLANFLSDNKVIFFSGCFLQFYFFFSLGSTECFFLAIMAFDRYLAICQPLHYPTLMTRRLCTNLVVSCWVLGFLWFPVPIIIISQMSFCGSRIIDHFLCDPGPLLALTCTKTPVMEVFWEIISSLLLFIPFLCIMSSYALVLRAVLRVPSAAGQRKAFSTCGSHLAVVSLFYGSVMVMYLSPTSEHEAGMQKLVTLFYSVGTPLINPLIYSLRNKDMKLALQKFLGI from the coding sequence ATGAAAATCTCCAACACCCCCAACAACACCAGCAGCATCACTGGCTTCATCCTCCTGGGCTTCCCTTGCTCCAGGGAGGGCCAGATCCTCCTCTTTGTGCTCTTCTCTGGTGTCTACCTCCTGACCCTCATGGGCAATGGTTCCATCATCTGTGCTGTGTGCTGGGATCAGAgactccacacccccatgtacatCCTGCTCGCCAACTTCTCCTTCCTGGAGATCTGCTATGTCACCTCCACCATCCCCAACATGTTGGCCAACTTCCTCTCTGACAACAAGGTCATCTTCTTCTCTGGGTGCTTTCTCCAGttctactttttcttctccttgggTTCTACAGAATGCTTTTTCTTAGCTATTATGGCATTTGACCGATACCTTGCCATCTGCCAGCCTCTCCATTACCCCACTCTTATGACTAGACGTCTCTGCACCAATCTTGTGGTCAGCTGCTGGGTACTTGGTTTCCTCTGGTTCCCAGTCCCTATCATCATAATTTCCCAGATGTCCTTCTGTGGATCCAGGATTATTGACCACTTCCTGTGTGACCCAGGTCCTCTATTAGCGCTCACGTGTACCAAAACCCCAGTAATGGAGGTTTTTTGGGAGATCATAAGTTCTCTGctcttatttattccttttctttgcaTCATGAGTTCCTATGCTCTGGTCCTAAGAGCTGTGTTGAGGGTCCCTTCAGCAGCTGGACAAAGaaaggccttctccacctgtggGTCTCATTTGGCTGTGGTTTCCCTTTTCTATGGCTCAGTGATGGTCATGTATCTGAGCCCAACATCTGAGCATGAAGCTGGAATGCAGAAGCTTGTGACTCTGTTTTATTCTGTAGGAACCCCACTCATTAATCCTCTGATCTACAGTCTTAGGAACAAAGATATGAAACTTGCCTTGCAGAAATTTCTGGGAATATAA
- the LOC102518223 gene encoding olfactory receptor 11G2, with translation MKISNNPNNTSTITGFILLGFPCSREGQILLFVLFSGVYLLTLMGNGSIICAVCWDQRLHTPMYILLANFSFLEICYVTSTVPNMLANFLSDNKVISFSGCFLQFYFFFSLGSTECFFLAIMAFDRYLAICWPLHYPTLMTGRLCSNLVVSCWVLGFFWFLIPIIIISQMSFCGSRIIDHFLCDPGPLLALTCTRFPVIELMSSTLSSLLLFIPFLFIMVSYALVLRAVLRFPSSAGQRKALSTCGSHLAVVSLFYGSVMVMYVSPTSEHEAGMQKIVTLFYSVVTPFINPVIYSLRNKDMKRAMKKLLGT, from the coding sequence ATGAAAATCTCTAACAACCCCAACAACACCAGTACCATCACTGGCTTCATCCTCCTGGGCTTCCCTTGCTCCAGGGAGGGCCAGATCCTCCTCTTTGTGCTCTTCTCTGGTGTCTACCTCCTGACCCTCATGGGCAATGGTTCCATCATCTGTGCTGTGTGCTGGGATCAGAgactccacacccccatgtacatCCTGCTCGCCAACTTCTCCTTCCTGGAGATCTGCTATGTCACCTCCACGGTCCCCAACATGTTGGCCAACTTCCTCTCTGACAACAAGGTCATCTCCTTCTCTGGGTGCTTTCTCCAgttctactttttcttctctttgggtTCTACAGAATGCTTTTTCTTGGCTATTATGGCATTTGATCGCTACCTTGCCATCTGCTGGCCTCTACATTACCCCACTCTTATGACTGGACGACTCTGCTCCAATCTTGTGGTCAGCTGCTGGGTACTTGGTTTCTTCTGGTTCTTAATtcccatcatcatcatctcccaAATGTCCTTCTGTGGATCCAGGATTATTGACCACTTCCTGTGTGATCCAGGCCCCTTGTTGGCCCTCACCTGTACTAGATTCCCTGTAATAGAGTTAATGAGCTCCACCTTAAGTTCTCTGCTcttatttattccctttcttttcatcATGGTGTCCTATGCTCTGGTCCTGAGAGCTGTGTTGAGGTTCCCTTCATCAGCTGGACAAAGAAAAGCTTTGTCCACCTGTGGGTCCCATCTGGCTGTGGTTTCCCTTTTCTATGGCTCAGTGATGGTCATGTATGTGAGCCCAACATCTGAACATGAAGCTGGAATGCAGAAAATAGtgactttgttttattctgtaGTTACTCCATTCATTAACCCTGTAATATACAGTCTAAGAAACAAAGATATGAAACGTGCTATGAAGAAATTATTAGGAACATAA